One Carassius auratus strain Wakin chromosome 3, ASM336829v1, whole genome shotgun sequence genomic region harbors:
- the LOC113053138 gene encoding ubiquitin carboxyl-terminal hydrolase 36-like, translating into MPIVDKLKEALKPGRKDSSDEGDLNKLLASSAKKVLLQKIEFEPASKGFSYQLETLKTKYVILNPKNDGAAAQRPTEPAQIKRQISESLSVGQSDGIPAPQKMLFPGNKLSMKWERVYRVGAGLHNLGNTCFLNSTVQCLTYTPPLANYLLSKEHSRSCHQSGFCMICVMQNHIIQAFANTGNAIKPVSFIRDLKKIARHFRFGSQEDAHEFLRYTIDAMQKACLNGYPKLDRQTQATTLVHQIFGGYLRSRVKCSLCKSVSDTYDPNLDITLEIRQAANIVRALELFVKPDVLSGENAYMCAKCKKKVPATKRFTVHRTSNVLTLSLKRFANFSGGKITKDVGYPEFLNIRPYMSQSTGDPVMYGLYAVLVHSGYSCHAGHYYCYVKASNGQWYQMNDSMVHSSNIKVVLNQQAYVLFYLRIPEKKNTDASNTKQSIVHSGRANMTPEQLKKSTLNGPLSSPQVTKKLDPAQLRKIQSVDGGLGIPLARFSSGVQSPKLSNGTGNSHALPKPPGGPTLIEETFKKVKKPIPQPQSRNGTPAPSNGLPKPDSDRRSNSEGRGLPSSTSLKSLSDSSSADTSSESKESFGTRSAPVGAASRAMGPASPAKSTERVSSEEQKVVKLKPQALTNVSSEPVSTMSPPPAKRLALSAKKASPCQSPSSSTEAPPPSSPHLSSDPTHLLSRASTHPHHRFSNSGISDSHQLKVQSSPSTRLPKESSPLKRPSSTLDPPAHVPSPQTNGVNPQTPSTPRPIQSQNQSAPTTGLPQGLTSPTLKKKKKKLKRRHLEVEQDAPKASPPEEPKPSTEIRKKKKKKKRKREREAKGLEGQRECVQSHLEPCQDEDWCLGETWSIISEAKEKEFESSEVAENRETKPQSVPLIGQPETDPVPKKKKKKHRLTEQLEELSNGVTVSECAVVKEVGSAYLGETKKKKRKEKNLREEEERPGDEEHLQETNGVESPHQKSNKGKLNPGKPSTAAVFVWDSRVQDGYKREQNHQDTDDVSRKGPCSAPVCWDGKKSCDVVEELLKNSSDKAYGTEVLSWEGDASAVSRDALEDARYAKNQTVIDEWDSEFDSGKVKKMKKYKKEKRRNANVFQKIQEHRNMWSVTPGGRRSSLGFHH; encoded by the exons ATGCCGATAGTAGACAAGCTCAAAGAGGCCCTGAAGCCGGGCCGCAAGGACTCCAGCGACGAGGGCGACCTGAACAAGTTACTGGCTTCATCCGCCAAGAAAGTGCTTCTGCAGAAGATCGAGTTTGAACCTGCCAGCAAAGGCTTCAGCTACCAGCTGGAGACCCTCAAGACAAAATATGTGATCCTGAATCCCAAAAACGATGGAGCGGCGGCACAGAGACCGACCGAACCTGCTCAGATCAAGAGACAAA TCTCTGAAAGCCTGAGTGTTGGGCAGAGCGATGGGATCCCCGCTCCGCAGAAGATGCTCTTCCCTGGGAACAAGCTGTCCATGAAGTGGGAACGAGTGTATCGGGTTGGAGCCGGCCTCCACAACCTGGGCAACACCTGCTTCCTCAACTCTACTGTCCAGTGTCTGACCTACACCCCGCCGCTGGCCAACTACCTGCTCTCCAAGGAGCACAGCCGATCCT GTCACCAATCTGGATTCTGCATGATTTGTGTAATGCAGAACCATATCATCCAAGCCTTTGCCAACACGGGCAATGCCATCAAACCCGTATCATTCATCCGAGACCTGAAAA aaatcgctCGGCATTTTCGATTTGGGAGCCAAGAGGATGCTCACGAGTTTCTGCGTTACACCATTGACGCCATGCAGAAAGCTTGCTTGAACGGATATCCCAA ActggacagacagacacaggcCACCACGCTGGTCCACCAGATATTTGGGGGTTATCTGAGGTCTAGAG TGAAGTGCTCTCTTTGTAAAAGCGTGTCGGACACGTATGACCCAAACCTGGACATCACCCTGGAGATTCGG CAAGCGGCCAACATCGTTCGTGCTCTGGAACTATTTGTCAAGCCTGATGTTTTGAGCGGTGAGAACGCCTACATGTGTGCCAA ATGCAAGAAGAAAGTTCCAGCGACTAAGAGGTTCACAGTCCACAGAACCTCAAATGTGCTGACGCTGTCGCTTAAACGTTTCGCCAACTTCAGTGGAGGAAAAATTACCAAG GATGTGGGCTACCCAGAGTTCCTGAACATTCGGCCGTACATGTCCCAGAGCACGGGGGATCCTGTGATGTACGGGCTCTACGCTGTCCTCGTGCACTCGGGGTACAGCTGCCATGCTGGACACTACTACTGCTACGTCAAG GCCAGTAATGGACAGTGGTACCAGATGAATGACTCGATGGTGCACTCCAGTAACATCAAGGTTGTTCTTAATCAGCAGGCCTATGTCCTCTTTTACCTGAG gatccctgaaaagaaaaatacagatgCTTCAAACACAAAGCAGAGCATAGTTCACTCTGGGAGAGCTAATATGACACCGGAGCAGCTGAAGAAGAGCACACTTAATGGACCTTTGTCTTCACCACAGGTTACAAAG AAGCTTGATCCCGCTCAGCTGAGAAAAATCCAGTCTGTGGATGGAGGTCTTGGTATTCCACTAGCCAGGTTCAGTTCAGGGGTCCAGTCTCCGAAGTTATCTAATGGTACGGGGAACTCCCATGCTCTGCCCAAGCCTCCCGGTGGACCCACACTGATCGAGGAGACCTTTAAGAAAGTGAAGAAGCCAATACCTCAGCCTCAGTCCCGCAACGGCACTCCTGCTCCATCCAACGGCCTCCCCAAACCTGACAGCGACAGGAGGAGCAACAGCGAGGGCCGCGGCCTGCCATCATCTACCTCACTCAAATCCCTGTCCGACAGCTCCTCGGCAGACACCTCCTCTGAGTCTAAA GAGAGTTTCGGCACAAGGAGCGCACCTGTAGGCGCCGCCTCTAGAGCGATGGGTCCAGCGTCTCCAGCTAAGAGCACCGAGCGTGTGAGCTCAGAGGAGCAGAAGGTGGTGAAGCTCAAACCCCAGGCCCTCACCAATGTCTCGTCAGAGCCCGTCAGCACCATGTCCCCCCCGCCCGCCAAACGACTCGCCCTGTCCGCCAAGAAG GCCAGTCCGTGTCAGAGCCCGAGCAGCAGCACTGAGGCTCCGCCCCCTTCATCTCCTCATCTGTCCAGTGACCCCACACACCTTCTCAGCCGGGCCTCCACCCACCCGCACCACAG ATTTTCAAATTCGGGAATTTCTGACTCTCATCAGCTCAAAGTGCAATCTTCACCTTCGACTCGCCTTCCTAAAGAATCAAGTCCCCTTAAACGTCCCTCCTCCACTCTGGATCCGCCCGCTCATGTTCCCTCTCCACAGACCAATGGCGTTAATCCCCAGACGCCCAGTACACCAAGACCAATCCAGAGCCAGAACCAGTCAGCCCCAACTACAGGACTACCCCAGGGGCTCACCAGTCCCACtctcaaaaagaagaaaaagaaactaaaacGAAGACATTTGGAAGTCGAGCAGGATGCCCCTAAAGCCTCGCCCCCAGAAGAACCCAAGCCAAGTACCGAAatcaggaagaagaagaagaaaaagaagaggaaaagggaACGAGAGGCCAAAGGTCTTGAGGGACAGAGAGAGTGTGTACAGTCCCATCTCGAGCCCTGTCAGGATGAGGACTGGTGTCTTGGAGAAACTTGGAGTATCATCTCAGAAGCCAAAGAAAAGGAGTTCGAGTCATCAGAGGTGGCAGAGAATCGTGAGACCAAACCTCAGTCAgtgcctctgattggccagccgGAGACCGACCCCGTcccgaagaagaagaaaaagaagcacAGACTCACAGAACAGCTGGAAGAGCTCAGCAATGGAGTCACCGTTTCAGAGTG TGCTGTTGTAAAAGAAGTTGGTAGCGCATACCTTGGAGAGAccaagaagaaaaagagaaaagaaaaaaacttaagagaagaggaggagagaccAGGGGATGAAGAACATCTTCAGGAGACCAATGGAGTCGAGTCTCCTCATCAGAAGAGCAATAAGGGCAAGCTGAATCCTGGTAAACCCAGCACAG CTGCAGTGTTTGTTTGGGACAGCCGGGTTCAGGATGGCTACAAGCGTGAGCAGAATCATCAAGACACAGATGATGTGTCGAGGAAAGGCCCTTGCTCTGCTCCTGTGTGCTGGGATGGCAAGAAAAGCTGCGATGTAGTCGAGGAGCTCCTCAAGAACTCCTCCGATAAAGCTTATGGGACTGAGG TCCTCAGTTGGGAAGGAGATGCGTCGGCCGTCAGCAGAGACGCCTTAGAGGATGCACGCTATGCCAAAAACCAGACTGTCATTGACGAGTGGGACAGTGAGTTTGACAGTGGAAAA gtaaagaaaatgaaaaaatacaaaaaggagaAGAGGAGGAATGCCAACGTCTTCCAGAAGATCCAAGAGCACCGTAACATGTGGTCAGTCACGCCGGGAGGCAGGAGGAGCAGTCTGGGCTTTCACCACTGA